In Kitasatospora sp. NBC_00240, the following are encoded in one genomic region:
- a CDS encoding ABC transporter ATP-binding protein: MIRTHDLRKTFHVREKGLFGPRLARTAVDGLDLLIPPGRVTGLLGLNGAGKTSTIKILATLLRPTSGTVTLDGLDLVEHAREARRRINLIAGGERMVYGKLTGAENLRYFGRLYDVPTPVLRRRITELLDLVGLTHAADTPVERYSRGMAQRLSIARGLVNDPAYLLLDEPTLGLDAPIARDLRRVVADLAADGRGVLLTSHYLAEVEELCRHVYVIADGRHLAEGSPAELKAATGSHRAVRVTVTNPSPELTDRITEFVRGIGVEPQLVPTAEGGLLVTVHHPEDIAGPLAGAVVGAGGAIGGLEVTEASLEDAIIALADGSAGAGSGAGSAGGPGGPGMADRAGAGAEVAA; this comes from the coding sequence GTGATCCGCACCCATGACCTCCGCAAGACCTTCCACGTCCGCGAGAAGGGCCTGTTCGGTCCGCGCCTGGCCAGGACCGCCGTGGACGGCCTCGACCTGCTGATCCCGCCCGGCCGGGTGACCGGCCTGCTCGGCCTCAACGGTGCCGGCAAGACCTCCACCATCAAGATCCTCGCCACCCTGCTGCGCCCCACCTCGGGAACCGTCACGCTGGACGGCCTCGACCTGGTCGAACACGCCCGGGAGGCCCGCCGTCGGATCAACCTGATCGCCGGCGGCGAGCGGATGGTCTACGGCAAGCTCACCGGCGCCGAGAACCTGCGCTACTTCGGCCGGCTCTACGACGTGCCGACCCCCGTCCTGCGCCGCCGGATCACCGAGCTGCTCGACCTCGTCGGCCTCACCCACGCCGCCGACACCCCGGTCGAGCGCTACTCGCGGGGGATGGCCCAGCGGCTGTCGATCGCCCGCGGACTGGTCAACGACCCCGCGTACCTGCTGCTCGACGAGCCCACCCTCGGCCTGGACGCCCCGATCGCCCGCGACCTGCGCCGGGTCGTCGCCGACCTCGCCGCCGACGGCCGGGGCGTCCTGCTCACCTCGCACTACCTGGCCGAGGTCGAGGAGCTCTGCCGGCACGTCTATGTGATCGCCGACGGCCGCCACCTCGCCGAGGGCAGCCCGGCCGAACTCAAGGCGGCCACCGGCAGCCACCGGGCCGTCCGGGTCACCGTCACCAACCCGTCGCCCGAACTGACCGACCGGATCACCGAGTTCGTCCGTGGGATCGGTGTCGAGCCGCAACTCGTCCCGACCGCCGAGGGCGGCCTGCTGGTGACCGTCCACCACCCGGAGGACATCGCCGGCCCGCTGGCGGGCGCCGTCGTCGGGGCGGGCGGGGCGATCGGCGGCCTGGAGGTCACCGAGGCCAGCCTGGAGGACGCGATCATCGCACTCGCCGACGGCAGCGCCGGCGCCGGCTCGGGGGCCGGTTCCGCCGGCGGTCCCGGCGGCCCCGGCATGGCCGACCGGGCCGGCGCCGGCGCGGAGGTGGCGGCGTGA
- a CDS encoding ABC transporter permease produces MPVAWATLRRTWTMTSRAYPWSYAVGCLLSGILTIGLSYLALHAIGGGTVAADFTARTGGADYLGYIAIGAGAFMFTVRLLLWSSKALITEQRQGTLGALLVAPAGRLPYLLGFTGFALANTVVEVGLLGGFAALLGITLPACHPLAALAGILALAFAVFAVSVVLGALMIVAGEAHISQNTVFLAVSLLCGITFPNSYLPAPARWLAETLPVTSAMDVLRGALSHGAGPAELAPRLLTCLALGAGYLLLGLLVLPGAERRAIERSY; encoded by the coding sequence GCCTACCCCTGGTCCTACGCCGTCGGCTGCCTGCTGAGCGGCATCCTCACCATCGGCCTCTCCTACCTCGCCCTGCACGCCATCGGCGGCGGCACGGTGGCCGCCGACTTCACCGCCCGCACCGGCGGCGCCGACTACCTCGGCTACATCGCGATCGGCGCCGGCGCCTTCATGTTCACCGTCCGGCTGCTGCTCTGGAGCAGCAAGGCCCTGATCACCGAACAGCGGCAGGGCACCCTCGGCGCACTGCTCGTCGCCCCCGCCGGCCGGCTGCCCTACCTGCTGGGCTTCACCGGATTCGCGCTCGCCAACACCGTGGTCGAGGTGGGCCTGCTCGGCGGCTTCGCGGCCCTGCTCGGCATCACCCTGCCCGCCTGCCACCCGCTCGCCGCCCTCGCCGGGATCCTGGCACTGGCCTTCGCGGTCTTCGCCGTCTCGGTCGTGCTCGGCGCCCTGATGATCGTCGCGGGGGAGGCGCACATCTCGCAGAACACCGTCTTCCTCGCCGTCTCGCTGCTCTGCGGCATCACCTTCCCCAACAGCTACCTCCCCGCGCCGGCCCGCTGGCTGGCCGAGACCCTGCCCGTCACCTCGGCGATGGACGTGCTGCGCGGCGCCCTCTCGCACGGCGCGGGCCCGGCCGAACTCGCACCGCGCCTGCTCACCTGCCTCGCCCTCGGCGCGGGGTACCTGCTGCTCGGCCTGCTCGTCCTGCCCGGCGCCGAACGCCGCGCCATCGAACGGAGTTACTGA